CAGGAGGTGCAGCTGGAGGTCGACCCGGGCGCCATGGTCATCGGCGGCGGCCTGGCCGGCATGAACGCGGCCCTGGAGCTGGCCAAGCAGGGCTACTCCTGCCACCTGGTGGAGCGCGACAACGCCCTGGGCGGCAACGCCCGCTCCTTGCGCGCCACGGCCAAGGGCGAGGACGTGGCTTCCTACCTGGCCGAGCTGACCGAAAAGGTGGAGAACGAGCCTCTGATCACCACCCACCTGGGCTCGGTGATCAAGGACGTGGACGGCTTCGTGGGCAACTTCAAAACCACCCTGGCCGGCGACTCCGGCGAGGAGGTGGTGGAGCACGGGGTGGCCATCATCGCCACCGGCGCGGCCGAGTACAAGCCCAACGAATACGCCTACGGCAGCCATCCCAAGGTGATGACCCACCTGGAGATGGACGACGGGCTCGTCTCCGGAGAGTTGGACCCCAAGAAGGTCAACTCCCTGGTGCTGATCCAGTGCGTGGGCTCCCGCGAGCCCGAGCGCCCCTACTGCTCCAAGGTCTGCTGCACCCACTCGGTGGAGACGGCGCTGCACTTCAAGGAGGAGAACCCCGAGTGCCAGGTGGTGATCCTCTACCGCGACATCCGCACCTTCGGCGAGCGCGAGCTCTTGTACAAGGAGGCCCGCTCCAAGGGCGTCTTGTTCGTGCGCTACGACGTGGACCAGAAGCCCGTGGTGGAAGCCGACGGCGACGGCCTCAAGGTGGCGGTGCGCGACCACGTGCTGGGCCGCGAGCTCCTCATCGAGGCCGACCTGGTGGGGCTGGCCACGGCCATCACCAGCCACAAGGCCACGGACCTGGCCCAGATGTTCAAGGTGTCCATGGACGCCGACGGCTGGTTCCTGGAGGCCCACCAGAAGCTCCGCCCGGTGGACTTCGCCACCGACGGCGTGTTCATGGCCGGCCTGTGCCATTATCCCAAGCCCATCGAAGAGGCGGTGGCCCAGGCCCAGGCTTCGGTGGCCCGCGCGGTGACGGTGCTCTCCAGCAAGGAGATGATGCTGCCGGGCACCGTGGCCGTCATCGAGCAGAACAAGTGCGTGGGCTGCGGGGTGTGCTGGACGGTGTGCCCCTACCAGGCCATCAGCCAGGACGAGAACGGCCTGGCCGTGGTCAACGAGGCCCTGTGCAAGGGCTGCGGCACCTGCGTTGCTTCCTGCCGCTCGGGCGCACCCAACCTGCGCGGCTTCACCAACCAGGGCGTCATGGCCCAGATCATGGCTCTGTAGCAGATAGGACGGTACGGTTCCATGAGCGATAATTCCCAGTTCCAACCACGCATCGCGGCGTTCCTGTGCAACTGGTGCTCCTACGGCGCGGCCGACCTCGCCGGGGTGAGCCGGTTGCAGTACCCGCCCAATATTCACGTGATACGCATCCCCTGCACCGGCCGCATGAGCCCCAAGTTCATCTTGCAGGCCTTCCGCCAGGGAGTCGACGGAGTGTGGGTCAGCGGCTGACACCCGGGCGATTGCCACTATATTGCTGGCAACCTCTTCGCCCGGCGGCGGTTCGCCGTCCTCAAGAATCTCCTGGAGTACGTTGGCATTGAACCCGGTCGGCTGCATTTCAGCTGGATCTCATCCGCCGAGGCCACCAAGTTCCAAGACACGGTGATCGAGGTGACCGAGTCGGTCAAGGCTCTGGGCCCGGCCAAGCACATGATCAAAGACGTCCGGAAGGTGGCCTGATGGAAGCGGTGGCTGAAAAAATCAGGGAAGCCGCGGCCAAGCTACTCAGCGAAGGCAAGGTGGATTGCGTGATCGGCTATGCCCAGGGCACGGTGCCCATGCGCGACTACCCCTACTTCGCCTACACCCCGGAAGAAGCCCAAAACCTGACTTGGTCGCCCTTTTGCTGTAACAACCTGGCCAACTTTTTGATCCGCCGCCCCAAGGGCGAGATCGGCAAGGTGGCCATCGTGGCCCAGGGCTGCGTGAGCCGCAGCATCGTGGGGCTGATTAAGGAAAACCAGATCGCCCGCGAGGATGTCTACATCCTGGGCGTGCCCAGCCCGGGCATGGTGGACCGCCGCAAGGTGGCCGAGCGCTTCCCGCTGAAAACCATCACC
This portion of the Desulfarculaceae bacterium genome encodes:
- a CDS encoding hydrogenase iron-sulfur subunit, giving the protein MSDNSQFQPRIAAFLCNWCSYGAADLAGVSRLQYPPNIHVIRIPCTGRMSPKFILQAFRQGVDGVWVSG
- a CDS encoding hydrogenase iron-sulfur subunit is translated as MAGNLFARRRFAVLKNLLEYVGIEPGRLHFSWISSAEATKFQDTVIEVTESVKALGPAKHMIKDVRKVA